Within the Enterobacter bugandensis genome, the region AGACTTGTGCATGTTCATTGGCAGAATGGCCACCTGGAACGGCGCGATATTGTCCGGCCAGACGATGCCGCGCTCGTCGTAGTTCTGCTCGATGGCCGCAGCCACCACGCGCGTTACCCCTATACCGTAGCAGCCCATGGTCAGGATCTGGTTACGGCCATCTTCACCCTGAACGGCGGCGTTCAGCGCACGAGAGTATTTATCACCCAGCTGGAAGATGTGGCCCACTTCGATACCGCGCTTGATCATCAGCGTACCCTGGCCGTCCGGGCTTGGATCGCCTGCAACCACGTTACGGATGTCTGCCACTTCTGGCGTCGCTACGTCGCGATCCCAGTTGATGCCGAAGTAATGTTTACCGTCGATGTTAGCACCCGCGGAGAAGTCGCTCATTGCAGCAACCGTGCGGTCAATAACGACAGGAACCGGCATATTCACCGGACCGAGAGAGCCTGGGCCTGCATTCACGACGGCGCGGATTTCCGCTTCCGTGGCGAACGTCAGCGGGCTGGCGACCTGCGGCAGCTTTTCGGCTTTCACTTCGTTCAGTTCATGATCGCCACGCACCAGCAGGGCAACCAGCGGGTAAGCGCTGCCTTCGGTGGATTTCACCAGCAGCGTTTTCACGGTTTTTTCGACTGGCAGACTGAACTGCTCAACCAGCTCGGCGATGGTTTTCGCGTTTGGCGTATCAACCAGCGTCATCTCTTGCGTTGCCGCGCCGCGAGGTTCTTTTGGTGCCAGCGCTTCTGCAAATTCGATGTTCGCCGCGTAGTCTGAAGAGTCAGAGAAGATCACATCGTCTTCACCGCTCTGCGCCAGAACCTGGAACTCATGGGATGCGCTACCGCCGATGGAGCCGGTATCAGCCTGCACAGCGCGGAAATCCAGACCCATGCGGGAGAAGATTTTGCTGTAAGCCTCGTACATTTTGTCGTAGGTCTCTTGCAGCGATTCTTGTGACGTATGGAAAGAGTAGGCATCTTTCATCAGGAATTCGCGAGAGCGCATCACGCCGAAACGTGGGCGCACTTCGTCACGGAACTTGGTCTGGATCTGGAAGAAGTTCAGCGGCAGCTGTTTGTAAGAGCTCAGCTCGTTACGAATCAGATCGGTAATGACTTCTTCATGCGTTGGACCGAGAACGAACGGACGCTCGCCGCGATCGACGAAGCGCAGCAGTTCTGGGCCATATTGCTCCCAACGACCGCTCTCCTGCCACAGGTCAGCGGGCTGAACCACGGGCATGGACACCTCGATAGCACCGGCGTTGTTCATCTCTTCACGCACGATGTTTTCGACTTTTTTCAGGACGCGCACGCCGGTCGGCAGCCAGGTGTATAACCCGGAGGCCAGCTTGCGGATCATCCCGGCGCGCAGCATCAGCTGATGGCTGATTACTTCGGCGTCGGCAGGTGTCTCCTTCAGAGTGGAGAGCAGATATTGGCTAGTACGCATGTTGTTACGGTTCCATTTCGACGATTGGAACAGGCTGAAACGCCAGCCTGACACAAAAAAAGTGGTTTAGTTTACCAGTGTGGCAAAGATGCCAAAAGAGAGGAGAACAAAATTACCTGGGTTCAAGGGCAAACACTTCGAAACCTGCCCCAGTGACGCGCCAGCGCACGTTAAAATCCAGCAGCCAGACGGCGTACGTCTTTCCTGCTTCCTCTTCTTTACGGTAGGCCGGACGGGGGTCCTGTGCCAGAACTTCAGTGATGAAATGCCGTAAGCGAGGATAGCGTTTCTCCAGCTGACTCAGCTGTAAGGCTATCTCAGGCGTAAACGAGACTGGCATATCCGCCTGCGGTGCGTCCTGAGCGTAGCTTGCACGCGCATTCGGGAGGGATTCGGCGAAAGGCAAATAGGGTTTAATGTCGATAACTGGCGTGCCGTCAACCAGGTCCAGGCTGCCCAGCTCAAGGATGACCTGATCCTTCTGGCAACGTATGCCTTTCAGTTCAACCAGCGACATCCCGATCGGATTGGGGCGGAAGGTCGAACGAGTCGCAAACACGCCCATTCTCGCATTTCCGCCCAGGCGCGGGGGACGCACGGTGGGACGCCAGCCGCCTTCCATTGTCTGGTGAAAAACAAATACCACCCATAAGTGACTGAAAGACTCGAGCCCGCGTACCGCATCGGCCTGGTTATAAGGTGCCTGAAGATGAAGCTCGCCGCTGCCGCTGGTGACCAGACCGGGCTGGCGGGGCACGGCGAACTTCTCTTTATACGGAGAGTGGATAACGCCTATTTGCTCAAACTGAAATGCACTCATTTCGCCGTAATGTTCAGCGCAGAACCGATGCAAACCGCCTGACGGTAGCAGCCCGGCGTGCCGCTGGTGACTTCGCAGCTGTGCAGCAGCACCGCGTTAGCTTTCATTTTTGCGGCGTTAATCTGCATGCGTTTACGCGCAGTCGGGATATTCGGTGGAGAGTCCTGATTGGTTGCCTGACAGGATTCACCGCTCACTTCACCCAGTTCACGGAACGGTTTGCCGACCAGTTCGTCAGCCTTGGTGATAATGCGAACCGGCGCAGGGCGAACCACTTTCGGTTTTGCAGGCTCTGTTTTTGGCGGGGTTGCCGTGCTTTGAACGGGTTCAACAGGAGATCTGCTTAGCATAGAACAGCCGCTCAGCATGAGTGCTAAAAGACAGATCGGTAAAGCACGCATAATAATTCCTCAATGGATAATCAAAACGTCAGATATTGAATCAGGTGACTGCACAAATGACAAGACGGGCATAAGCCCGTCCTGATGATATTACACTGAGGTGAGATTACCAGCCTTTAACAGCGCCGCCGTTAAACACTTTGTTGGCTTCCTGGTAAACTTCGTCTGACTGATAGGCCTGGACGAACTTCTTCACGTTTTCCGCGTCTTTGTTATCTTCGCGAGTCACGATCAGGTTAACGTACGGAGAGTCTTTATCTTCAACGAAGATACCGTCTTTCGCTGGCGTCAGGCCAATCTGGCTGGCGTAAGTGGTGTTGATAACGGCCAGGGCGATCTGCGCATCGTCCAGAGAACGCGGCAGCTGCGGTGCTTCCAGTTCAACAATTTTCAGATTTTTCGGGTTCTCGGTGACATCCAGAACGGTTGGCAGCAGGCCAACGCCGTCTTTCAGTTTGATCAGGCCCACTTTCTGCAGCAGCAGCAGGGAGCGTCCGAGGTTGGTTGGATCGTTAGGCACGGCTACCTGAGAACCCGGCTGCAGTTCGTCCAGCGATTTAATTTTCTTGGAGTAGCCTGCAATCGGGTAGACGAAGGTGTTACCCACGCCAACCAGCTTATAGCCGCGATCTTTGATCTGCTGATCCAGGTATGGCTTATGCTGGAAGGCGTTGGCGTCGATATCGCCTTTGCTCAGCGCTTCGTTCGGCAGAACGTAATCGTTGAAGGTTACGAGCTCAACGTCCAGACCGTATTTTTCTTTCGCCACTTTCTGAGCAACTTCAGCAACCTGCTGTTCTGCACCTACGATAACGCCCACTTTAATATGGTTTGGATCTTTTTCGTCCTGACCGCAACCCACCAGTGCCAGAGATCCAATCAGCGCGCCTACTGCTGCAAAGGTCTTTAATTTAAACGCCATGTTTTATCCTTAACTCGTCGAGTTTGTGTTGTGTGTAACGTTATTTGTGAGTAACAGCCCGGACGATGCGATCGCCAGAGAACTGGATTAAGTAAACCAGAACAACCAGCAATACCAGAACGGTGTTCATCACGGTAGCGTTATATCCAATATAGCCGTACTGATAACCAATCTGTCCTAAACCGCCAGCGCCAACTGCACCGCCCATCGCGGAATACCCTACCAGAGTAATAAGCGTAATCGTTGCCGCGTTCACCAGGCCCGGCAGTGCTTCAGGCAGCAGAACCTTGCGGACGATCTGCATAGGAGTTGCCCCCATTGCACGAGAAGCTTCAATCAAACCGGTTGGGATCTCCAGCAGGGCGTTCTCCACCATACGGGCGATAAACGGCGCAGCGCCTACGGTCAGCGGAACGATAGCCGCCTGCAGACCAATCGATGTGCCGACGATCACGCGGGTAAACGGAATCATCCACACCAGCAGAATAATAAACGGGATGGAACGGAAGATATTCACCAGCGCGGAGAGCGTACGGTAGAGCTTTGCGTTCTCAATGATTTGACCCGGACGCGTCACGTACAGCAGTACGCCTACCGGCAGGCCAATCACAAAACCAAAGAAACCCGATACAAAGGTCATTGCCAGCGTTTCCCAAACGCCGCGAACCAGTAGCCACATCATCGGCTCAGACATAACCCAGTACCTCTACTTTTACATGATGTTCTTGCAGCCAGGCGATTGCGGCCTGGGTTTCTTCTTGAGTGCCGTGCATTTCCGTCAGCATGATGCCGAACTTCACGCCACCGGCGTAATCCATCTGCGCGCTGATGATGTTGTTGTTCACGTTAAAGCGACGCGCGGTTTCGGAAAGCAGAGGGGCATCAACGGACTGACCGGTGAATTCCATACGCAACATCGGGACGCTGTCCGCCGTTGCCTCGGTTTTCAAACGCTCCAGATAATCTTCTGGAATATCCAGATGCAGCGTGGACTGAATAAACTGCTGCGCCAGCGGCGTTTTCGGATGGGAAAATACTTCGCTTACCGTGTCCTGCTCGATCAGTTCACCGTTGCTAATGACCGCCACGCAGTCGCAGATGCGTTTCACCACGTCCATCTCGTGCGTAATAAGGAGGATCGTCAGGCCCAGGCGACGGTTAATGTCCTTCAGCAGTTCCAGAATAGAACGCGTGGTGGCCGGATCCAGTGCGCTGGTAGCTTCGTCGCACAGCAGTACTTTTGGGTTGCTGGCCAGCGCGCGGGCAATAGCAACACGCTGCTTCTGCCCACCGGACAGATTTGCCGGGTAGCTATCATGCTTATCACCCAGACCCACGAGGTCGAGCAGTTCGGTAACGCGACGCTTCACTTCTTCTTTCGGCGTGTTATCCAGCTCCAGCGGTAAGGCGACGTTGCCGAACACCGTGCGGGAAGCCAGCAGGTTAAAGTGCTGGAAGATCATGCCAATTTGACGGCGCGCTTTGGTGAGTTCTTTTTCTGAAAGGGCGGTAAGTTCCTGACCGCCAACTTCTACGCTGCCCTGGGTTGGGCGCTCAAGCAGGTTAACACAACGGATCAGCGTGCTTTTACCCGCACCCGATGCGCCAATGACGCCATAAATTTGACCAGCAGGAACATGCAGGCTGACGTTGTTCAGCGCCTGAATGGTTCGGTTCCCCTGCTGGAACACTTTGGTGATATTGGAAAGTTTAATCATTAGATTATTTTTATCGTATGTAAGTTAGCCGTGGCATTTTCTTCTGCCAGATACGGGTGATGACCGTAAACAAAACGGATGTTAAGGCATCCAGACGTCTAAATCAATCCAACTCTGTACGATGAGCACTTTATTGCGCTGCGATTCATGAGATACTAGCTCAACAGGCCTTTTTCAGGAGCAAACCGGTGGCAAAATCAGTACCCGCAATTTTTCTCGACCGTGATGGCACTATTAATGTGGATCACGGTTATGTGCATGAGATCGATGAATTCGAATTTATCGACGGCGTTATAGAGGCAATGCGCCAGCTAAAAGAGATGGGCTATGCGCTGGTGGTCGTAACGAACCAGTCCGGCATCGCGCGTGGTAAGTTCACCGAAGCGCAGTTTGAGACGCTGACGGAGTGGATGGACTGGTCGCTGGCCGATCGCGGGGTCGATCTTGATGGCATTTACTACTGCCCGCACCACCCGCAGGGAACGGTAGAAGAATATCGTCAGACCTGTGACTGCCGTAAACCGCATCCGGGCATGTTTAACTCTGCGCAGGAGTTCTTGCACATTGATATGGCTGCTTCTTATATGGTGGGCGATAAGCTGGAAGATATGCAGGCGGCCGCAGCGGCGGGAGTGGGTACCAAAATATTAGTGCGTACCGGTAAGCCCGTAACACCAGAAGCAGAAAGTGCAGCGGATTGGGTGATTAATAGTCTGGCAGAGCTGCCAAAAGAGATAAAAAAGCATCAGAAATAGCCTTTTTGGCGAAAAGGTGAGCGGTCGAAATAAAAATGCATATTTCCGCTTGTCATTCCTCGGCAGCTCCCTATAATGCGCCTCCATCGACACGGCGGATGTGAATCACTTCACAGTTAACCCGGTCGGTTGAAGAGAAAAAAATCCTGAAATAACGGGTTGACTCTGAAAGAGGAAAGCGTAATATACGCCACCTCGCAACGATGAGCGAAAGCCGCGTTGCACTGCTCTTTAACAATTTATCAGACAATCTGTGTGGGCACTCAAAGTGACATGGATTCTTAACGTCCTCGGACGAAAAATGAATACCAAGTCTCTGAGTGAACATACGTAATTCATTACGAAGTTTAATTCACGAGCATCAAACTTAAATTGAAGAGTTTGATCATGGCTCAGATTGAACGCTGGCGGCAGGCCTAACACATGCAAGTCGAACGGTAGCACAGAGAGCTTGCTCTCGGGTGACGAGTGGCGGACGGGTGAGTAATGTCTGGGAAACTGCCTGATGGAGGGGGATAACTACTGGAAACGGTAGCTAATACCGCATAACGTCGCAAGACCAAAGAGGGGGACCTTCGGGCCTCTTGCCATCAGATGTGCCCAGATGGGATTAGCTAGTAGGTGGGGTAACGGCTCACCTAGGCGACGATCCCTAGCTGGTCTGAGAGGATGACCAGCCACACTGGAACTGAGACACGGTCCAGACTCCTACGGGAGGCAGCAGTGGGGAATATTGCACAATGGGCGCAAGCCTGATGCAGCCATGCCGCGTGTATGAAGAAGGCCTTCGGGTTGTAAAGTACTTTCAGCGGGGAGGAAGGCGGTGAGGTTAATAACCTCATCGATTGACGTTACCCGCAGAAGAAGCACCGGCTAACTCCGTGCCAGCAGCCGCGGTAATACGGAGGGTGCAAGCGTTAATCGGAATTACTGGGCGTAAAGCGCACGCAGGCGGTCTGTCAAGTCGGATGTGAAATCCCCGGGCTCAACCTGGGAACTGCATTCGAAACTGGCAGGCTAGAGTCTTGTAGAGGGGGGTAGAATTCCAGGTGTAGCGGTGAAATGCGTAGAGATCTGGAGGAATACCGGTGGCGAAGGCGGCCCCCTGGACAAAGACTGACGCTCAGGTGCGAAAGCGTGGGGAGCAAACAGGATTAGATACCCTGGTAGTCCACGCCGTAAACGATGTCGACTTGGAGGTTGTGCCCTTGAGGCGTGGCTTCCGGAGCTAACGCGTTAAGTCGACCGCCTGGGGAGTACGGCCGCAAGGTTAAAACTCAAATGAATTGACGGGGGCCCGCACAAGCGGTGGAGCATGTGGTTTAATTCGATGCAACGCGAAGAACCTTACCTACTCTTGACATCCAGAGAACTTAGCAGAGATGCTTTGGTGCCTTCGGGAACTCTGAGACAGGTGCTGCATGGCTGTCGTCAGCTCGTGTTGTGAAATGTTGGGTTAAGTCCCGCAACGAGCGCAACCCTTATCCTTTGTTGCCAGCGGTTAGGCCGGGAACTCAAAGGAGACTGCCAGTGATAAACTGGAGGAAGGTGGGGATGACGTCAAGTCATCATGGCCCTTACGAGTAGGGCTACACACGTGCTACAATGGCGCATACAAAGAGAAGCGACCTCGCGAGAGCAAGCGGACCTCATAAAGTGCGTCGTAGTCCGGATTGGAGTCTGCAACTCGACTCCATGAAGTCGGAATCGCTAGTAATCGTGGATCAGAAT harbors:
- the proS gene encoding proline--tRNA ligase; its protein translation is MRTSQYLLSTLKETPADAEVISHQLMLRAGMIRKLASGLYTWLPTGVRVLKKVENIVREEMNNAGAIEVSMPVVQPADLWQESGRWEQYGPELLRFVDRGERPFVLGPTHEEVITDLIRNELSSYKQLPLNFFQIQTKFRDEVRPRFGVMRSREFLMKDAYSFHTSQESLQETYDKMYEAYSKIFSRMGLDFRAVQADTGSIGGSASHEFQVLAQSGEDDVIFSDSSDYAANIEFAEALAPKEPRGAATQEMTLVDTPNAKTIAELVEQFSLPVEKTVKTLLVKSTEGSAYPLVALLVRGDHELNEVKAEKLPQVASPLTFATEAEIRAVVNAGPGSLGPVNMPVPVVIDRTVAAMSDFSAGANIDGKHYFGINWDRDVATPEVADIRNVVAGDPSPDGQGTLMIKRGIEVGHIFQLGDKYSRALNAAVQGEDGRNQILTMGCYGIGVTRVVAAAIEQNYDERGIVWPDNIAPFQVAILPMNMHKSYRVQELAEKLYAELRAQGIEVLMDDRKERPGVMFADMELIGIPHTVVIGDRNLDSDEIEYKYRRSGEKQMIKTGDILDYLVKAIKG
- the tsaA gene encoding tRNA (N6-threonylcarbamoyladenosine(37)-N6)-methyltransferase TrmO: MSAFQFEQIGVIHSPYKEKFAVPRQPGLVTSGSGELHLQAPYNQADAVRGLESFSHLWVVFVFHQTMEGGWRPTVRPPRLGGNARMGVFATRSTFRPNPIGMSLVELKGIRCQKDQVILELGSLDLVDGTPVIDIKPYLPFAESLPNARASYAQDAPQADMPVSFTPEIALQLSQLEKRYPRLRHFITEVLAQDPRPAYRKEEEAGKTYAVWLLDFNVRWRVTGAGFEVFALEPR
- the rcsF gene encoding Rcs stress response system protein RcsF — encoded protein: MRALPICLLALMLSGCSMLSRSPVEPVQSTATPPKTEPAKPKVVRPAPVRIITKADELVGKPFRELGEVSGESCQATNQDSPPNIPTARKRMQINAAKMKANAVLLHSCEVTSGTPGCYRQAVCIGSALNITAK
- the metQ gene encoding methionine ABC transporter substrate-binding lipoprotein MetQ — translated: MAFKLKTFAAVGALIGSLALVGCGQDEKDPNHIKVGVIVGAEQQVAEVAQKVAKEKYGLDVELVTFNDYVLPNEALSKGDIDANAFQHKPYLDQQIKDRGYKLVGVGNTFVYPIAGYSKKIKSLDELQPGSQVAVPNDPTNLGRSLLLLQKVGLIKLKDGVGLLPTVLDVTENPKNLKIVELEAPQLPRSLDDAQIALAVINTTYASQIGLTPAKDGIFVEDKDSPYVNLIVTREDNKDAENVKKFVQAYQSDEVYQEANKVFNGGAVKGW
- a CDS encoding methionine ABC transporter permease MetI — translated: MSEPMMWLLVRGVWETLAMTFVSGFFGFVIGLPVGVLLYVTRPGQIIENAKLYRTLSALVNIFRSIPFIILLVWMIPFTRVIVGTSIGLQAAIVPLTVGAAPFIARMVENALLEIPTGLIEASRAMGATPMQIVRKVLLPEALPGLVNAATITLITLVGYSAMGGAVGAGGLGQIGYQYGYIGYNATVMNTVLVLLVVLVYLIQFSGDRIVRAVTHK
- the metN gene encoding methionine ABC transporter ATP-binding protein MetN — its product is MIKLSNITKVFQQGNRTIQALNNVSLHVPAGQIYGVIGASGAGKSTLIRCVNLLERPTQGSVEVGGQELTALSEKELTKARRQIGMIFQHFNLLASRTVFGNVALPLELDNTPKEEVKRRVTELLDLVGLGDKHDSYPANLSGGQKQRVAIARALASNPKVLLCDEATSALDPATTRSILELLKDINRRLGLTILLITHEMDVVKRICDCVAVISNGELIEQDTVSEVFSHPKTPLAQQFIQSTLHLDIPEDYLERLKTEATADSVPMLRMEFTGQSVDAPLLSETARRFNVNNNIISAQMDYAGGVKFGIMLTEMHGTQEETQAAIAWLQEHHVKVEVLGYV
- the gmhB gene encoding D-glycero-beta-D-manno-heptose 1,7-bisphosphate 7-phosphatase; translation: MAKSVPAIFLDRDGTINVDHGYVHEIDEFEFIDGVIEAMRQLKEMGYALVVVTNQSGIARGKFTEAQFETLTEWMDWSLADRGVDLDGIYYCPHHPQGTVEEYRQTCDCRKPHPGMFNSAQEFLHIDMAASYMVGDKLEDMQAAAAAGVGTKILVRTGKPVTPEAESAADWVINSLAELPKEIKKHQK